The following proteins are encoded in a genomic region of Brachypodium distachyon strain Bd21 chromosome 1, Brachypodium_distachyon_v3.0, whole genome shotgun sequence:
- the LOC100831621 gene encoding expansin-like A3 codes for MAVLLPALSSCLLLLLASSIASACERCVRQGKAAYSPSPSTQLPAGGGVCGYGAMAMEINGGFLAAGGPRQHRAGLGCGRCFQMRCRDAKVCSSRGVRVVLTDFHRSNRTDFLLGGPAFVSLAKPGMAQQLRTLDALSIDYKRIPCDYNDKNLSILVEEQSKKPSKLVIKFLYQGGQTDILAVDVAQVGSSDWRFMSRVHGPVWSTDRAPTGPLQFRAVVTGGYDGKWVWADKEVLPADWQPGQVYDTGARIADVARESCIGCARPDWEMKVA; via the exons atGGCTGTCTTGCTCCccgccctctcctcctgcctcctgctgctcctggCCTCCTCCATCGCGTCCGCCTGCGAGAGGTGCGTGCGTCAGGGCAAGGCTGCCTACTcgccctcgccctccaccCAGCTCCCTGCCG GTGGCGGAGTCTGCGGGTACggggccatggccatggagaTCAATGGGGGATTCCTCGCCGCTGGGGGTCCGAGGCAGCACAGAGCAGGGCTTGGCTGTGGAAGATGCTTTCAG ATGAGATGCAGAGATGCAAAGGTGTGCAGCAGTAGGGGCGTCCGGGTTGTGCTCACCGACTTCCACAGGAGCAATCGTACAGATTTCCTGCTAGGTGGTCCGGCATTTGTGAGCCTTGCTAAGCCCGGGATGGCCCAGCAGCTGAGGACGCTGGACGCTCTGTCCATAGACTACAAAAG AATTCCTTGTGACTACAATGACAAGAACCTGTCCATATTAGTGGAAGAACAGAGCAAGAAGCCAAGCAAATTGGTCATCAAGTTCCTTTACCAAGGTGGTCAAACTGATATCTTAGCGGTGGATGTTGCTCAG GTGGGGTCGTCGGACTGGCGGTTCATGAGCCGGGTTCATGGGCCCGTTTGGAGCACCGACCGAGCCCCCACCGGGCCGCTGCAGTTCCGGGCGGTGGTGACTGGTGGGTACGACGGCAAGTGGGTGTGGGCTGATAAAGAGGTCCTCCCGGCTGACTGGCAGCCTGGCCAGGTCTATGACACCGGTGCCCGGATCGCTGACGTGGCGAGGGAGAGCTGCATTGGCTGTGCCAGGCCGGACTGGGAAATGAAAGTGGCTTAA